The Papaver somniferum cultivar HN1 chromosome 3, ASM357369v1, whole genome shotgun sequence genome includes a region encoding these proteins:
- the LOC113358053 gene encoding protein ABC transporter 1, mitochondrial-like isoform X2 has translation MPSSSDIIKIINGASLIAKEFTKRSQIKTATASSPLDLISSSAKIALLSVTDLAGLTSGKIHEFTYPKQGEEPNNKTKKSNVVIFTQDISSDSQHHDHQRLQISSHVLSRLDGQEDASTSAKNVPDCREAVVEQQPQQLSNEADGGNAKVAVVEKQPQQLSNEANVKVAVVEKKDVIPVPQHLQEELKKRRQRRERRVPTTSFGRALGFAGLGAGMVWGTVQESTKRLVYGTPVSDNKQSALSPFLSEQNAERLALALCRMRGAALKVGQMLSIQDESLIPAPILAALDIVRQGADVMPKSQLNQVLEAELGSGWTSRLHSFDYEPLAAASIGQVHQAVTKDGLNVAMKIQYPGVAESIESDIENVKLLLNYTNLIPKGLYLDRAMKVAKEELSLECNYELEAANQKRFRNLISDTEGFYVPMVVDELLSKRVITTELVSGVPIDKVAVLSQETRDYVGKRLLELTLKELFVFRFMQTDPNWSNFLYDEATNMINLIDFGAAREYKKKFVDDYLRMVIACSKCDRDGVIEMSNRLGFLAGNEEDVMVDAHVQAGFVVGLPFSKPGGYDFRKNNITQSVSNLGATMLKHRKIPPPDEVYSLHRKLSGAFLACIKLGAVVPCRDLLYQVYDNHQFADEENAQIQQSSSSSSS, from the exons ATgccatcatcttcagatataatcAAGATCATCAATGGCGCATCTCTCATTGCAAAAGAATTTACTAAGCGTTCTCAAATTAAAACCGCAACAGCATCATctcctcttgatttgatttcatcTTCAGCAAAAATAGCTTTACTCTCTGTTACCGATTTAGCTGGCTTAACTAGTGGTAAAATCCATGAATTCACTTACCCTAAACAAGGTGAAGAACCAAACAACAAGACCAAGAAGAGCAATGTTGTGATTTTCACACAAGATATTTCTTCTGATTCACAGCACCATGATCATCAAAGACTTCAAATTTCTTCTCATGTTCTTAGTCGATTAGACGGTCAGGAAGATGCCTCTACCAGTGCAAAAAATGTTCCTGATTGCAGAGAAGCAGTTGTGGAGCAGCAACCTCAGCAACTTAGTAATGAGGCTGATGGTGGTAATGCAAAGGTGGCGGTGGTGGAGAAGCAACCTCAGCAGCTTAGTAATGAG GCTAATGTAAAGGTGGCCGTGGTGGAGAAGAAGGATGTAATACCAGTTCCTCAGCATCTGCAGGAGGAGTTAAAGAAACGGAGGCAGCGTCGGGAGAGGAGAGTTCCTACTACTTCTTTTGGTAGAGCCCTTGG GTTCGCTGGTTTAGGAGCAGGGATGGTATGGGGAACAGTACAAGAATCTACGAAACGACTTGTTTATGGGACACCGGTGTCAGATAACAAACAATCAGCACTTTCGCCATTCTTATCTGAACAAAATGCAGAGCGTTTGGCTCTTGCATTGTGTAGAATGCGTGGTGCTGCGCTTAAAGTGGGACAGATGTTGAGCATACAGGATGAATCCCTTATACCTGCTCCG ATTTTGGCGGCTTTAGATATCGTTCGTCAAGGAGCAGATGTTATGCCTAAGAGCCAGCTCAATCAAGTGTTAGAGGCTGAATTGGGTTCCGGGTGGACATCAAGGCTGCACAGTTTTGATTATGAGCCACTTGCTGCAGCAAGTATAGGCCAG GTCCACCAAGCAGTCACAAAGGACGGATTGAACGTCGCAATGAAGATACAGTACCCCGGTGTTGCTGAAAGCATTGAAAGTGATATTGAGAATGTGAAGCTACTTTTGAACTATACAAATCTAATTCCAAAAGGGCTTTATCTAGACAGAGCAATGAAG GTGGCAAAGGAGGAATTATCTCTTGAATGCAATTATGAGTTAGAGGCAGCAAATCAGAAACGCTTCCGCAACCTGATATCCGACACAGAAGGCTTCTACGTACCCATGGTCGTTGATGAACTTTTGAGTAAAAGAGTCATAACAACAGAACTTGTCTCGG GAGTTCCTATTGATAAGGTGGCGGTGCTGAGTCAAGAAACTCGTGATTATGTTGGAAAGAGATTGCTTGAGCTGACACTTAAAGAGTTATTTGTATTTCGTTTCATGCAG ACTGATCCTAACTGGAGCAATTTCCTGTATGATGAGGCTACGAACATGATAAATCTTATCGATTTCGGGGCAGCTCGTGAATACAAAAAGAAATTCGTAGATGACTACCTAAGAATG GTGATTGCCTGCTCAAAATGTGATAGAGATGGAGTGATTGAGATGTCAAACAGGCTAGGTTTTTTGGCGGGGAATGAGGAAGATGTAATGGTAGATGCACATGTTCAGGCTGGTTTTGTGGTGGGTTTGCCGTTCTCAAAACCAGGTGGTTATGATTTTCGCAAAAACAACATTACCCAAAGTGTTTCTAACCTTGGGGCAACAATGTTGAAGCACCGTAAGATTCCACCACCTGATGAGGTCTACAGTCTCCATCGGAAGCTATCAGGTGCATTCTTAGCTTGCATCAAACTTGGCGCGGTTGTACCATGTAGAGATTTATTATACCAAGTTTATGACAACCACCAATTTGCGGATGAAGAGAATGCACAGATTCAGCAAAGCAGCTCCAGTTCCAGCTCATGA
- the LOC113358053 gene encoding protein ABC transporter 1, mitochondrial-like isoform X1: MPSSSDIIKIINGASLIAKEFTKRSQIKTATASSPLDLISSSAKIALLSVTDLAGLTSGKIHEFTYPKQGEEPNNKTKKSNVVIFTQDISSDSQHHDHQRLQISSHVLSRLDGQEDASTSAKNVPDCREAVVEQQPQQLSNEADGGNAKVAVVEKQPQQLSNEANDGHVKVAVVEKQPQQLSNEANVKVAVVEKKDVIPVPQHLQEELKKRRQRRERRVPTTSFGRALGFAGLGAGMVWGTVQESTKRLVYGTPVSDNKQSALSPFLSEQNAERLALALCRMRGAALKVGQMLSIQDESLIPAPILAALDIVRQGADVMPKSQLNQVLEAELGSGWTSRLHSFDYEPLAAASIGQVHQAVTKDGLNVAMKIQYPGVAESIESDIENVKLLLNYTNLIPKGLYLDRAMKVAKEELSLECNYELEAANQKRFRNLISDTEGFYVPMVVDELLSKRVITTELVSGVPIDKVAVLSQETRDYVGKRLLELTLKELFVFRFMQTDPNWSNFLYDEATNMINLIDFGAAREYKKKFVDDYLRMVIACSKCDRDGVIEMSNRLGFLAGNEEDVMVDAHVQAGFVVGLPFSKPGGYDFRKNNITQSVSNLGATMLKHRKIPPPDEVYSLHRKLSGAFLACIKLGAVVPCRDLLYQVYDNHQFADEENAQIQQSSSSSSS; encoded by the exons ATgccatcatcttcagatataatcAAGATCATCAATGGCGCATCTCTCATTGCAAAAGAATTTACTAAGCGTTCTCAAATTAAAACCGCAACAGCATCATctcctcttgatttgatttcatcTTCAGCAAAAATAGCTTTACTCTCTGTTACCGATTTAGCTGGCTTAACTAGTGGTAAAATCCATGAATTCACTTACCCTAAACAAGGTGAAGAACCAAACAACAAGACCAAGAAGAGCAATGTTGTGATTTTCACACAAGATATTTCTTCTGATTCACAGCACCATGATCATCAAAGACTTCAAATTTCTTCTCATGTTCTTAGTCGATTAGACGGTCAGGAAGATGCCTCTACCAGTGCAAAAAATGTTCCTGATTGCAGAGAAGCAGTTGTGGAGCAGCAACCTCAGCAACTTAGTAATGAGGCTGATGGTGGTAATGCAAAGGTGGCGGTGGTGGAGAAGCAACCTCAGCAGCTTAGTAATGAGGCTAATGATGGTCATGTAAAGGTGGCGGTGGTGGAGAAGCAACCTCAGCAGCTTAGTAATGAGGCTAATGTAAAGGTGGCCGTGGTGGAGAAGAAGGATGTAATACCAGTTCCTCAGCATCTGCAGGAGGAGTTAAAGAAACGGAGGCAGCGTCGGGAGAGGAGAGTTCCTACTACTTCTTTTGGTAGAGCCCTTGG GTTCGCTGGTTTAGGAGCAGGGATGGTATGGGGAACAGTACAAGAATCTACGAAACGACTTGTTTATGGGACACCGGTGTCAGATAACAAACAATCAGCACTTTCGCCATTCTTATCTGAACAAAATGCAGAGCGTTTGGCTCTTGCATTGTGTAGAATGCGTGGTGCTGCGCTTAAAGTGGGACAGATGTTGAGCATACAGGATGAATCCCTTATACCTGCTCCG ATTTTGGCGGCTTTAGATATCGTTCGTCAAGGAGCAGATGTTATGCCTAAGAGCCAGCTCAATCAAGTGTTAGAGGCTGAATTGGGTTCCGGGTGGACATCAAGGCTGCACAGTTTTGATTATGAGCCACTTGCTGCAGCAAGTATAGGCCAG GTCCACCAAGCAGTCACAAAGGACGGATTGAACGTCGCAATGAAGATACAGTACCCCGGTGTTGCTGAAAGCATTGAAAGTGATATTGAGAATGTGAAGCTACTTTTGAACTATACAAATCTAATTCCAAAAGGGCTTTATCTAGACAGAGCAATGAAG GTGGCAAAGGAGGAATTATCTCTTGAATGCAATTATGAGTTAGAGGCAGCAAATCAGAAACGCTTCCGCAACCTGATATCCGACACAGAAGGCTTCTACGTACCCATGGTCGTTGATGAACTTTTGAGTAAAAGAGTCATAACAACAGAACTTGTCTCGG GAGTTCCTATTGATAAGGTGGCGGTGCTGAGTCAAGAAACTCGTGATTATGTTGGAAAGAGATTGCTTGAGCTGACACTTAAAGAGTTATTTGTATTTCGTTTCATGCAG ACTGATCCTAACTGGAGCAATTTCCTGTATGATGAGGCTACGAACATGATAAATCTTATCGATTTCGGGGCAGCTCGTGAATACAAAAAGAAATTCGTAGATGACTACCTAAGAATG GTGATTGCCTGCTCAAAATGTGATAGAGATGGAGTGATTGAGATGTCAAACAGGCTAGGTTTTTTGGCGGGGAATGAGGAAGATGTAATGGTAGATGCACATGTTCAGGCTGGTTTTGTGGTGGGTTTGCCGTTCTCAAAACCAGGTGGTTATGATTTTCGCAAAAACAACATTACCCAAAGTGTTTCTAACCTTGGGGCAACAATGTTGAAGCACCGTAAGATTCCACCACCTGATGAGGTCTACAGTCTCCATCGGAAGCTATCAGGTGCATTCTTAGCTTGCATCAAACTTGGCGCGGTTGTACCATGTAGAGATTTATTATACCAAGTTTATGACAACCACCAATTTGCGGATGAAGAGAATGCACAGATTCAGCAAAGCAGCTCCAGTTCCAGCTCATGA